One genomic region from Salvia hispanica cultivar TCC Black 2014 chromosome 2, UniMelb_Shisp_WGS_1.0, whole genome shotgun sequence encodes:
- the LOC125204389 gene encoding probable protein S-acyltransferase 16, with the protein MEHACNFSFHVAAVSAAIAYIYFSTVLVFIDRWFGLGSSPGMINAAVFTFIAAMSISSYRRAIYTDPGRVPTSFVPDVEDPDSPIHEIKRKGGDLRYCQKCSHYKPPRAHHCRICNRCVLRMDHHCVWMNNCVGHANYKIFFVFVFYAVLSCIYSLVLLVGSATVDSHQDAEDTSRTIHVISGLLLVPLCLALGFFLGWHFYLILQNKTTIEYHEGVRAMWLAEKGGHLYSHPYDIGTFDNLTAVLGPKVLCWLCPSSGHVGSGLRFKTKYDALMGLSPPD; encoded by the exons ATGGAGCACGCCTGCAATTTCTCATTCCACGTCGCCGCCGTCTCCGCCGCCATCGCCTACATCTATTTCTCGACGGTGCTTGTCTTCATCGACCGCTGGTTCGGTCTGGGTTCCTCTCCTGGAATGATAAACGCCGCCGTTTTCACTTTCATAGCCGCCATGAGCATATCCAGCTACCGCCGCGCCATTTACACGGATCCGGGCCGAGTCCCAACCTCATTCGTGCCCGATGTTGAGGACCCGGACAGCCCGATCCACGAGATCAAGCGCAAG GGTGGTGATTTGAGGTACTGCCAGAAGTGTTCCCACTATAAGCCTCCTCGAGCCCATCATTGCCGCATATGCAATCGATGTGTTTTACGAATG GATCACCATTGTGTATGGATGAATAACTGCGTGGGGCACGCAAACTACAAGATCTTCTTTGTCTTTGTGTTTTATGCTGTTCTTTCTTGCATATACTCCCTG GTATTACTTGTTGGAAGTGCGACAGTTGATTCTCATCAAGATGCTGAAGACACTTCTCGAACAATACAT GTCATTTCAGGTTTACTGTTGGTGCCCTTATGTTTGGCGCTAGGATTTTTCCTCGGATGGCatttctatcttattttacaaaacaagACTACAATTGAG TACCATGAAGGCGTAAGAGCAATGTGGCTTGCCGAGAAAGGAGGCCATCTCTATTCACATCCATATGATATTGGCACTTTTGATAATTTGACAGCA GTTCTGGGTCCAAAAGTTTTGTGCTGGCTGTGCCCCAGTTCAGGGCATGTTGGCTCCGGCCTTCGTTTCAAAACCAAGTATGATGCCCTCATGGGATTGTCGCCTCCAGATTGA